Part of the Betta splendens chromosome 17, fBetSpl5.4, whole genome shotgun sequence genome, GAGAGAATTTGTCAGGTCCAAGACAAGCCCAATATTCAGTTACCAGATACTGTTtggtgatttttctttttttgtatgGTACAGGTGGTTTTCAGATCTACATCTGCAATGGTTTACATCTTTATCCAGATGAGCTGTGAGATGTGGGACTTTGACATCTATGGTTAGTTAATTAGTTACTTTTCACTgatgtgtaaacacaaacatatgaagattatgattttattttgctttcagGGGATCTGTACTTTGAGAAGGCCGTCAATGGCTTCCTGTCTGACCTTTTTGCCAAGTGGAAGGTTTGTATTTTCCTCAAAGTGGCTTCATTGCACTTCTCtagctctttgtttttattggtaAGTTAGAAAAAACTAATGTTGAATGTGAAATATTAAAGGAGAAGAACTGCAGTCATGAGGTCACCGTTGTGCTCTTCTCACGTACGTTCTACAATGCTAAAACCTTAGGTGAGTTCTTTTCTACGTATCTTCTCCTATCACTTATGACAATGGTTAATGTGGTAACATCACTGCATTCAAGATCTGAATTTCCACAGATGAGTTTCCTGAAATTCTAAGAAGCTCCATCAGGCCAGATCACGAGGGACGTTTTTATGAAGACTTCTACAGGTGAGGAAACGTAACAGTGTTATCGTTTGTTACTTGTAGCAGAATTTCAGAGGAGTCACTCTTTAATGATCTTCATTTAGGGTTGTTGCTCAGAATGAGAGACGGGATGAGTGGACTTCACTTCTGGTCACTATCAAGAAGCTTTTTATTCAGTATCCAGTCTTGGTGCGACTGAAAGCAGGTATCTCTTCGAGTTGAATTGAGTGGAATCTGACAAATGAATGtttgtgatcttttttttttaacaaaaatcATCTTTCTGTTCACTCTCAGATGGTTTTCCTCTGGGTTACAACTCAACTGCTGCTCAAGGAAATTACCTCGAAGCTATAAACCTTTCCTTCAATGGTGTGTAGTCTTATACCTGAAGGTCCTGTTTGTTCGTAGGGAGTTTACTGCAGAGATATCTTACATCACTTATTCTAGCCATGTTTGAAGGTCAGTAAGAACAGCAGGAATCAAAAAGAAGGTAAACATGTTGCAGTGAACAGATTTCAATACAATATGGGAAACTGAGAACTGAAATGTAGTGATATTTGGTTAATTGTGAAATGTCATTTTATATCATCAGTGAGTTGCAGTCACTGTCTTCCATTAAGCTGATGTCATGTCTCCCACAGTGTTTGACAAACACTACATCAACCGCAACTTTGACCGCACCGGACAGATGTCCGTGGTCATCACACCTGGAGTAGGAGTGTTTGAAGTCGACCGCCTGCTTATGATTCTCACCAAACAGCGCATGATTGACAATGGTGAGCCTGCCATAACCAACACGTAAACAAACAGAACGGGAATACTTGTTAATTGGGAATTTAAGATCCTTAATATTAAGTTAAGGTGCTTCAGTTATCTTGTGCTTTGTATAGGTATTGGGGTAGACCTGGTGTGTATGGGGGAGCAGCCGCTGCATGCGGTTCCATTGTTTAAGGTAATTAGTGTGCTCTTTAGGCTCTTTAGCACATTTGGTTGAACATCAAACAGTGAATGCTACATTAGAATCCCGAGTTCCCCTCATGGACAGGACACCCAGTGCTCATTCTGCCTACATATTTCTCTAGCAGCTGAGAATCAGTAGTTGAGTATACAAGAAATCAGGTGCAGACAAAAAACTATgtaaatctgtctgtctctttttgtGCAGCTGCACAACAGGTCAACACCTGGAGACTCGCGTGTTGGAGATGACTATAACCTGCCTCATTGGATCAACCACAGGCAAGAATTAGAGTAGATATGAATTCAAATTAGACGTAAATGAAGTATTGTTTATAAATGTTCTTTCTGCATCCGTTTCTTCTTTACCAAAAGCTTCTACACGTCCAAAAGTCAGAACTCGTGCAGCTCCTTTACTCCTCGAATCAAGCTGGCCGGTCGTAAGGTACCttcactgtttgctgttgtttgtcagAAAGACTTTGACACAGCTTcttgttgatgttgatgttttaACATCTGATAAAAATCACCATTCGTTTTTAGCTTCATGCTGAAAAATTTAAGAGCAACAAAGAACATGGTAAGTTGAGCTTTTTTATCATTCTTTTAAGCATGGCATAAAAACAGGTCTTATGTTTATGCCACCTATCCTCTCTTTGGCCTCTTTCAGCTCTCTGTGCTCCAAAGGACTCCGATAACAGCCTGCCTATACAGGTGGACTATGATGGCTATGATGCTCAGGTGTTCAGACTTCCCGGCCCTTCGAGGATTCAAAGGAGTAACTTCAGGTACGTGAACACATGATCACTAAACCCCATGACCCTCAGGTACTTTCAGTCCATTCAGTAGcgactgcatgtgtttcagaATGGGCCGCGACAAAGAGATAAACGGGAGGAAGAGCTGGGGCTCAGTGGGGGTCAGTACAGGCATCGATGCGTCCCCCCCTGTTCGCTCTGGTGCTCTTGAGGAACAGCGCAGTTTAGCATCTGATGATAGTCTTGGCCCTGTGTCAAACATGCTGCTGATACCCCGCCTGCCTCCTATGCAATATGAAGTCAGCAGCTCTCTAGGATACACGAGCACCAGAGGTACAGTACGATTATTGCTGATCTGTAGCGCTGCTGATCAGAGTACACTAAAACTATGGTTTTGCACTTAATACTTGTCTCTTTAGAGTTGTTGGAGAAGATGATAGACTCTCAGCGGGATTCCAGTGCTCCAGGCAGGTTCACAGTGGGAAGTGCTGAGTCAACGTTGCACATCCGTCCTGGAGGTTACACGCCTCAGAGAGCTCTCATAAACCCCTTCACCCCCTCCAGGATGCCCATGAAGCTGACCTCCAACCGTCGGCGCTGGATGCACACATTCCCCGTTGGTGAGGTGACACACAGTCATACATACATGACACTCTGGAAACCTGTGGTGATAAAAGTATACTGTAGGATTCAAGTCAAAGTAAGAGGCAGACTCTGTGGCTAAATGTCTGGTATTCAGTCCAGTGTTACTTTCCAGGTCCTTCTGGGGAAGCAATCCAGATCCATCACCAGACCAGACAGAACATGGCTGAACTGCAGGGCAGCCAGCAGAAAGAATCCTCCCACACCTCAgccgagctgctggagctggcctATGACGAGGCTACTGGAAAGTTAGACTCccctgctacacacacacacacacacacacacacacacacacacacacacacacacacacacacacacacacacacacacacacacacacacacacacacacacacatgtcttCTGTCACATCCAGTTGAATGACACAATAAGTCCAATACTTTTTGTTTATGTCTATTCAAGAAGAACGTCCAACATGCATGTGAGAGAAAACGGCCTTTATGTTGGCGGAAGGATGGAAGAAGTCACTGGAAGCCCCAACAACAACAGTGGTGATATTCCTTCTGATAAAACAACTCATTGTAGTACTTGGACCCAGTGGACATGTTCCTCCACTGTTGTTCCACAGTCAAGAGTAACAATGCACATTGGGACCTTTGGCTTTGGAACCACAGATCTTGCTTTCATTGGTGTCTTTCCATTTACACGCTTCACTCAAATAATTATTACCTTCAGAATaagattcttcttcttttttcttggTGCAGGAACCTTGACAAACCGTGGTTCTTCATTTGAAACCCTTCCTGTCGGCGGTGCTGAACCAAGTGAGTCCACCTTGCCTCTGTAGCGACAGACGCATGCCAACACATGCAAATTGATACCTCAGGCCATACTGCAGGATTGGGGTGACTCATCaatctaatgatgataataaaccTTCAGAGGGGTCTTTAACCTGTGAGGGCTTATTCAGCTTCAGCAGGCAGGTCTTTACACTCGGCATCTGtgtccaggagcagcaggtagaaacgaCTCCTACAGGCTATCTTGTTTGGGGTTTCATGTACCTTTTACCTCTGTATCCTCTTCTTTCCgactctgtgtgtttttttttctgggccCATGTAGCTTTTTCCAAACAATTGTCTTCAAACCATTTAATTAATTAGCCCTGTGAGAGTTTCCCCCACTATGACCCTGGTCACAATCCTGCATGCCTGTACATAGTCTATTTCACTCGATTCTTCATAACGCTCTCTGTCTTGCACACAGTATTTTCCAGCTGAGAATTTGCTCACCGTCTGAATGTATGCATGATGTGATCTCTGCTTAAATACGCTCAGTCACGTTACAGTTCACACCTTTGCTGAGTTCAGGACACATTTTCCACTTGCTTCTGAATGAGGCTGATCACAGACTGTCACGTGGCCACAATCTGCATGTCTGTTCACTGCTCCACAACATCTGGAATCACCTGCAGGGTTTGACAAGGCcagttaaaataataatttccttgtttttctcttcccctctcttAAACTTTCCTCcttattttttgtttgtacCTTCGTCCTCACTCGTTTTGTCTTCATCATCTCTTCCTGTCTTATCCCCTCCACACACCCGGACCTCTCCACTTCGGGTACATGCATTTGTCTTTGCTTTGGGGAttttgtgtgtgcctgtgtgtatgtttggTGTGGGTGCTCCTGAAGCCCTGCTGCTGTCTTCGCCCCCGATAGTGCCCAGCTTCTGCTGCACAGTTGGGGTAGACTGGAAGTCTCTGACCACACCAGCCTGCCTGCCTCTCACCACCGATTATTTCCCGGACCGTCAGGCGTTGCAAAATGACTACACTGAAGGCTGCTATGACCTTCTGCCGCACAGTGACCTGGAGAGGTACAGTACAAAACATCTTGCCCTCTAGATAATTTCAACTCGCTATAAAACACctaaatttaaattcaaattgcAGCTGGGACCTAATATATAACCCCTGGTTTCATATTTTTGCCTCTTCCTCAGGCGTGAAGATGAAGCCCCAGTGATGAGTGCGTCTCAGGTGTTTGAGGAGTTTATCTGTCAGAGGTTGATGCAGGGATACCAGATCATTGTCCAACAGAATAACAGAAAGGCCCCGCCTGCTGTAGCCACGCCGCTTGGCAGCAGCCCTCTGTACTCCAGAGGTAAATAAATACTGTCCAGTATAGTTGTACTGCTTTGCGATGATACATTCAAAAATTTATCATTCTTATTATGATGAAAACCAATTTGAAAAGCATTCACATCCCAATAcattattatattgtatatttaatACCCAAGAAGTGAAACTGAAAAAGAATATGAGCAAAGCCCAAACAGTTCACTCATTGGCTTAAACTGCTTTTTTACACCAGCTTCAGGCTTAACTTTCTACTATGGAAAATGGTGTCTACATTCAGAGATTGTAGTATTTAGGATATTACTCTTGCcatttgttggtttgttttaagGTCTGGTTTCTCTGCGtcgggcagaggaggaagagaccgTTTACTGGCTCAGCATGGGCCGGACCTTTCACAAAGTCTGCCTCAAAGACAAGATCATAACTGTAACTCGCTATCTGCCAAAGTAAGTCTAACACATGCAGTTGGATGGGAtttgtatttttcttattaCCAGTTGGAGAAATACAGtcatttttgtaatttttggaaGGAGGATGCATCTTTACAGGTTCATTactgtgtttctttcttctgtACCCTGTGGTTTTGTTTGCCTTAGGTATCCATATGAGTCTGCTCAGATCCAGTACAGCTACAGCCTGTGCCCTTCGCACGCTGATGCTCAGTTTGTGTCCTGCTGGGTTGAGTTTGGCCATGAAAGACTAGAGGAATATAAGTGGAACTACCTGGATCAGTACATCTGCTCCACTGGCTCAGAGGACTTTAGGTACCCACCCAGTTTACCGTTTATTAGTTGTTTCAGATAACTGTACATGATTTATTTAAACTGATCAGTAAGTTATAATCATCTACAGTCCATCACTTCTTCTGCCTCCCCCAGTTTAATTGACTCACTAAAGTTCTGGAGGACtcgcttcctcctgctgccagcTGGAGGGGCTCGGAGGGTGGCTGATGGCGAGGGCCACTGGGACGTTTATGGCGACAGCGTGGGAGCTGCGATGGGTGGAGACTGGATACTGCTGGACGGCTTCATACGGTTCCTGGAGGGTCTCAACCGCATTCGGCGACGCCATCGGTCCGACAGAATGATCAGAGTGAGGCCATCAGCTCACGTTGGGCGGAGGCAAATACTGAACCTTTCACCTCCTTTAGATgctaaaatgtttgttttcttttgcgcTCAGCAGAAGGGCACACCGCTGAAAGGACTGCAGGTCACAAGTCCTCTCCTTCCATATCCTCCCGATCCTGTGCCGCCCCCACAGGGAAAGAAAGGCACCTCTGCGTTATCGGCTCTGCTAGAGATGGAGCAGAATCAGAAGTGTGTGTCCCCTGGCGCTGCAGGCCCACCTGCTGCTCTTATTGAATCCATTCGTCCCTGTCTTCACAATGTTCTTTCTGCTTCCTTCCCGGCAGAAcattggaggagcagcagcagcagcaaactaagacttcagcagctgtcagtgaccCCTCAAATGCTCCGACAACTACAGCATATGTAGATAGTCCCCGCAAGgtgagcagctgtttgcagtGTGTCGTTGAGACGTTGTTCAGCTTCAGGCATTAAGCTTCGCAGACGGCCTGAAAGGGGTTATTTTTCCTCGCTGGTGCTCTACTGTGGGACTTTTGCTTGTTTCTCCCTTGGTTTCTCTCCATGgcattctgttttctgtttctacTGCTGCGCTGCTTGATCTTGGATTATGTTCTTCCTGTGTGCTGACAGGATGCTGCCTTTATTTTGGATTTTATACGTAGCCCCCGTTCCTCCTACGTCTATCACCCTCAGGTCAGTAACGAGGTCCTGGGGCATTGCTGAagctgtgtgttgtggtgtttctgtgtgcTGTAGTTGCTCTGACTTGACTCTTTATGAACATGTAGGAACATTCTGCGCTGAAGTCAgataattttcttttttacttcctGTGCTGTTTCGAGTTTCACACCTCGCACTTTGAGCACTGTAGTCTCACTGTCAGCATTAACACATGGATCACAATAGCTTGCTTGTAAAAAGCTAAAACATCTAGTCATAAAACTCCTTCAGGGAGGTCAGAGGTAGTGAGTTGATCTGAATGATCATTTTAGACAGAGCATAAGGTATTTGCAGGACTTGAATTATGCGAATCTGAAACAAACCTTTAATCTTTGCTTTGTTGTAATTGaccttttcataataataatgataatgaactgtatatgtttatttattagggAGCATGTACAACAATATTATCATACATACAGTGTActcccccactgtgggacaattaaaggttttcttattgttatttttatataaaataaaaggagaTGAATTTGACTTGT contains:
- the depdc5 gene encoding GATOR complex protein DEPDC5 isoform X2 encodes the protein MKTNKSYKLVLHKKGFGGSDDELVVNPKVFPQVSVGDIIEVAHPTDEYSPLLLQVKSLKEDLQKETISVDQTVAQAFKLRAYQDVIVNIIDPKDVTLDLVELTFKDQYIGRGDMWRLKKSLVSTCAYITQKVEFAGIRAQVSELWVKGEKVTCGYIGEDTRVVFRSTSAMVYIFIQMSCEMWDFDIYGDLYFEKAVNGFLSDLFAKWKEKNCSHEVTVVLFSRTFYNAKTLDEFPEILRSSIRPDHEGRFYEDFYRVVAQNERRDEWTSLLVTIKKLFIQYPVLVRLKADGFPLGYNSTAAQGNYLEAINLSFNVFDKHYINRNFDRTGQMSVVITPGVGVFEVDRLLMILTKQRMIDNGIGVDLVCMGEQPLHAVPLFKLHNRSTPGDSRVGDDYNLPHWINHSFYTSKSQNSCSSFTPRIKLAGRKLHAEKFKSNKEHALCAPKDSDNSLPIQVDYDGYDAQVFRLPGPSRIQRSNFRMGRDKEINGRKSWGSVGVSTGIDASPPVRSGALEEQRSLASDDSLGPVSNMLLIPRLPPMQYEVSSSLGYTSTRELLEKMIDSQRDSSAPGRFTVGSAESTLHIRPGGYTPQRALINPFTPSRMPMKLTSNRRRWMHTFPVGPSGEAIQIHHQTRQNMAELQGSQQKESSHTSAELLELAYDEATGKRTSNMHVRENGLYVGGRMEEVTGSPNNNSGDIPSDKTTHCSTWTQWTCSSTVVPQSRVTMHIGTFGFGTTDLAFIGVFPFTRFTQIIITFRIRFFFFFLGAGTLTNRGSSFETLPVGGAEPTLLLSSPPIVPSFCCTVGVDWKSLTTPACLPLTTDYFPDRQALQNDYTEGCYDLLPHSDLERREDEAPVMSASQVFEEFICQRLMQGYQIIVQQNNRKAPPAVATPLGSSPLYSRGLVSLRRAEEEETVYWLSMGRTFHKVCLKDKIITVTRYLPKYPYESAQIQYSYSLCPSHADAQFVSCWVEFGHERLEEYKWNYLDQYICSTGSEDFSLIDSLKFWRTRFLLLPAGGARRVADGEGHWDVYGDSVGAAMGGDWILLDGFIRFLEGLNRIRRRHRSDRMIRKGTPLKGLQVTSPLLPYPPDPVPPPQGKKGTSALSALLEMEQNQKTLEEQQQQQTKTSAAVSDPSNAPTTTAYVDSPRKDAAFILDFIRSPRSSYVYHPQLPAEASEGVQPGATAGATAGATAGATAGATVQPVGEPAASGSADSSGQSAPGTFSLSSSSTLLEILEAIKHPTTGVQLLPEQKGLPINCFISAEVVHWLVNNVEGVTTQGMAVDVMQKMLDEGLVAHASGDAMRIFVYGFYFYRIVGEKDGPAAQPPTTATGGWSTAGLEDFALFQRKWFEVAFVMEERRHSDLPAFLLPWLPSRPASYASRHSSFSRSFGGRSQAAALLAATVPEQKTVTLDVDVNNRSDRTEWCSCYYHGNFSLNAAFEIKLHWMAVTAAVLFEMVQGWHRKAASCGFLLVPVLEVPFALTSYLYGDPLRAQLFIPLNIPCLLKNGNDNLFEGFEPETYWDRMQLFQEAILYRFGFAHDKFSASAFNFPSENKPQYIHVTGTVFLQLPYSKRKYSSGQQRRRRNSTSSNSQGPFGGEERVGYYWAYNTMLTKAWRTGVLGDERLAERLLRDFSDFCANKDNRLLNFWESCQDKMNASTP
- the depdc5 gene encoding GATOR complex protein DEPDC5 isoform X14 translates to MLHNRSTPGDSRVGDDYNLPHWINHSFYTSKSQNSCSSFTPRIKLAGRKLHAEKFKSNKEHALCAPKDSDNSLPIQVDYDGYDAQVFRLPGPSRIQRSNFRMGRDKEINGRKSWGSVGVSTGIDASPPVRSGALEEQRSLASDDSLGPVSNMLLIPRLPPMQYEVSSSLGYTSTRELLEKMIDSQRDSSAPGRFTVGSAESTLHIRPGGYTPQRALINPFTPSRMPMKLTSNRRRWMHTFPVGPSGEAIQIHHQTRQNMAELQGSQQKESSHTSAELLELAYDEATGKRTSNMHVRENGLYVGGRMEEVTGSPNNNSGDIPSDKTTHCSTWTQWTCSSTVVPQSRVTMHIGTFGFGTTDLAFIGVFPFTRFTQIIITFRIRFFFFFLGAGTLTNRGSSFETLPVGGAEPTLLLSSPPIVPSFCCTVGVDWKSLTTPACLPLTTDYFPDRQALQNDYTEGCYDLLPHSDLERREDEAPVMSASQVFEEFICQRLMQGYQIIVQQNNRKAPPAVATPLGSSPLYSRGLVSLRRAEEEETVYWLSMGRTFHKVCLKDKIITVTRYLPKYPYESAQIQYSYSLCPSHADAQFVSCWVEFGHERLEEYKWNYLDQYICSTGSEDFSLIDSLKFWRTRFLLLPAGGARRVADGEGHWDVYGDSVGAAMGGDWILLDGFIRFLEGLNRIRRRHRSDRMIRQKGTPLKGLQVTSPLLPYPPDPVPPPQGKKGTSALSALLEMEQNQKTLEEQQQQQTKTSAAVSDPSNAPTTTAYVDSPRKDAAFILDFIRSPRSSYVYHPQLPAEASEGVQPGATAGATAGATAGATAGATVQPVGEPAASGSADSSGQSAPGTFSLSSSSTLLEILEAIKHPTTGVQLLPEQKGLPINCFISAEVVHWLVNNVEGVTTQGMAVDVMQKMLDEGLVAHASGDAMRIFVYGFYFYRIVGEKDGPAAQPPTTATGGWSTAGLEDFALFQRKWFEVAFVMEERRHSDLPAFLLPWLPSRPASYASRHSSFSRSFGGRSQAAALLAATVPEQKTVTLDVDVNNRSDRTEWCSCYYHGNFSLNAAFEIKLHWMAVTAAVLFEMVQGWHRKAASCGFLLVPVLEVPFALTSYLYGDPLRAQLFIPLNIPCLLKNGNDNLFEGFEPETYWDRMQLFQEAILYRFGFAHDKFSASAFNFPSENKPQYIHVTGTVFLQLPYSKRKYSSGQQRRRRNSTSSNSQGPFGGEERVGYYWAYNTMLTKAWRTGVLGDERLAERLLRDFSDFCANKDNRLLNFWESCQDKMNASTP